The nucleotide sequence GTTCGAAGGGCGAGGTCCTCGCGATGCCCTCGACTCGGCCGGGGTCGCCCGGCAGGAGGACGATGGTGGCGCCTTCGAGGACGGCGGCGTCGAGGGCGAGATGATAGACAGCAGCCATGGGAGGTATGGTACTCCGGGTCCTCACCATCCCAGCTGCGAGGATGGGCGTACAGCGGTTCTGGTCCGTCGCCGGTTCGGGGATAGGATGATCCGATGGCGAACTACTCCGTCTCGACCCGCAATGCTGCCGGCGGCTACCGCACCATCATCTCGGCCCGCCAACACGTCCTTCACGCCGACGAGCCTCAGGCCGTTGGCGGCCACGACACCGGCCCGACGCCCATGGAACTGCTCGCCGGCGCACTCGCCGGCTGCACCGCGATCACGCTTCGGATGTACAGCCAGCGCAAGAACTGGCCGGTCGACGACATCGACGTGGACGTCGCCCTCGAGAAGACCGCGGAGGGCACGCGGACGGCGACCATGGTGATCACGGTGACTGGTGCGCTCGAGGAAGAGCAGCGTGCGCGACTGGTGCAGATCGCGCACGCGTGCCCGGTGCACAAGATCGTCGCACCCGGCCTGCCCATCGAGACGACGCTCCGGTAGCGGCGCCCCCGGGCGGTGCCCTACGCGCGCCTGCGAGCCTCGTCGTAGCGCGCCTCGACGACCGACCAGTCGATGATGCGGAAGACCGCGTCGACGTAGTCGCGGCGCCGGTTCTGGTACTTGAGGTAGTACGCGTGCTCCCACACGTCGATGCCGACGAGCGGCACGTGTCGCTCCGCAAGCGGCGTGTCCTGGTTGGGCGTCCAGCTGACGACCAGCTTGCCACGATCGACGCACAGCCACGCCCAGCCCGAGCCGAACACCCCCATCGCGGCACGCGTCATCGCGTCCTGCCACTTCTCGACGCTGCCGAAGGCCTGCGACAGCACACCGGCCATGGCGCTCGATGGCGACCCGCCGTCCTTCTTCAATGACGTCCAGAACAGCGTGTGGTTGAAGTGGCCGCCGCCGTTGTTGCGGACACTGGTGCGGATGTCGGCCGGTACGGCTTCGAGATCGCTCACGAGCGCCTCAATCGACTTGCCGGCGAGATCGGGCTTCCCGGCCAGCGCCTGGTTCAGATTGTTGACGTACGCCGCGTGATGCCGCCCGTGGTGAATCGTCATCGTCTCGGCATCGATGTGAGGCTCGAGGGCGTCGGCCGCGTACGGCAGCGGCGGCAGCGTGAAGGGCCCCTGCGGGGGAGACTGCGACGGCGGCACTGTGGCCCCCACGCCGTCCCAGGCCGATGCGACCAGGGGGGAAGCCGCCGCGACGGCCAGCGTGGGCATGAGCTTCAACACTTCTCGTCTCGTGGTCATGTGTTCGTGACTCCTCGATGTGGCGTCGGGGGCGCGTTCACCTGTCGCCCGCGCGCCATGTCTCGGTTCGTGCCGATGGTCCGTGTCCGTATTCTACCGGCTCGGCCGGCTCGTCATCGCGACGAGGATGCCTCCAAGCACGGCGAGCGTGGCCACGACCAGCCTCGGCGTGACCGCCTCGCCGAGCAGGCCGACGCCGCCGGCCGCCACCAGGGGCGGCACGCTCAGTTGGACGATGCCGGCCTGCCCGGCGGTCAGCCTCGGAAGCACGGTGTACCAGAGCGCGTAGCCGAGCGCCGACGTCACTCCGCCCGACGTCACGGCGAGCGCGATGCCGCGAGGGTCGGCGAACGCCTGGCCCGACAGCAGAGCCGCCACGCTGGCGCCGGCCGCGGGCAGGGTCGCCCAGGCGAAGCTCGTGGCGTTGGCGGTCAACGGCTCGCCCAGTCCGCGCCCCCGCAGCGAGTAGACGCCCCACGCCGCGCCCGAGGCGAGCATCAGCAGCGAGCCCATCGCGTCGGGCGCCTCGAGCCCGGGCCGGGTCAGGACGACGAGCCCTCCCATCGAGATGGCGAGGCCGAGCCACTCTCCACCACGCGGGGAGCGGCCGGTCACGGTGGCCCAGCCGAACATCGTCACCTGCACCGCCCCGAACAGCAGCAGCGCGCCGACGCCCGTGGGGATGCGAACGTACGCCAGCGAGAAGGCGAGCGCGTAGACGAAGAGCGCCAGCGCGGCGATCCCGTCGGGGCGGGTCGGCGCGTACCCGCCGAGGGCCGACGCGCGTGTGTGCCGTCGAAGGCTCACCAGCGCGGCGAGCATGGCCGCTCCAGCGAGGAGCCGAGCGGTCGTGAACGTCGTGGCGTCGACGAGGCCCGGCCCGAGGGCCGCCCGGCACAGCCACGAGTTGGCGGCGAAGGCGACCATGACGACGCCCGTCAGCAGCCACGTCGGCACACCCGGTCTCATGGGCGCTCACCCTATCACGGGCGCCCGGCACCCGCTGCCATTCATGAGCTGGGGTGCCGTTGCCGAATAGGCAAAGTGGATGGGCCCTGCGGCGGACGGGGGGCGGTCGTATGGCGAGACACTGGACGGTCGGACAGAAGCTCTATTCGGGGGTGGCGGCGGTGGTCGGCTTGACGGTCCTGCTTGGGAGCATGGCCATCTGGAACGCATCGACCTCACGCGCCAGTCAGCGCGAAAGCGAGGCCTCTGGGCGCCGCATGCGCCTGGCGGGACAGCTGAAGCACGCCAACGCGACGATGTTCGCGGCCGAGAAGGCGATGATCGTGGCCGGCGCGTCGGATGACACCGCGCGGCTGATGGCGCTGCACGAGGAAGTCGACGTGGTCATGGCCCAGGCTCGTAAGGACTCGGCCGAGTTGGCCAGCCTCGTGACCGGGGCCGACCGCGACACGCTGACGCGGCTCGACGCCGGCATGGACGCCTGGGAAACCGGCTGCGCCTCGTGCCACGACGACCTGGCGACCATGGGCCAGCCCGAAACCATGCAGCGGCTCTCGGCGAAGACGCAAGCCCTGGTCGAAGCCAACGAGAAGCTCGGGGCCGAGCTCGAGGCCTCTCAGGCGCGCACCTTCGAGGCCCAGACGATCGCGGCCGACCGGACGGCCTCACGCTCGCTGTGGGCGACGCTCGCGATCCTGTCCCTGGCCCTCGGTGTGGGCGGCCTCGCCGTGCAGGTCGTCCGCGGCCTGACCCGTCAGTTGCGCGAGGTCGCAGGCGGGCTCAACGACGGCATCATCCAGCTCGTCTCGGCCGCCTCCCAGGTGGCCTCGTCGTCGCAGTCGCTGTCGCAGAGCTCGAGCGAGCAGGCCGCGTCGCTCGAGGAGACATCGGCGACGGTCCAGCAGCTGTCGACCACGACCCGCGAGAACAGCATGAACTCCACGGAAGCCGCGCGCCTCGTCCAGCAAGCCGACGGCCTCGTCGGGCGGGCCGAAGGCGCGCTCTCGGAAATGGTGGAGGCGATGCGCGGCATCAGTGACGCCAGCGGCAAGGTGGCCAAGATCATCAAGGCGGTCGACGAGCTCGCCTTCCAGACCAACATCCTCGCGCTCAACGCCGCCGTCGAGGCCGCCCGGGCGGGCGAGGCCGGGCTCGGCTTCGCGGTCGTGGCCGACGAGGTGAGGAACCTCGCACTGCGCTCAGCCCAGGCCGCGCGAGACACGGCGACGCTCATCGACGAGTCGATGGCGGCGTCGGCGACCGGGGCCGGCAAGGTCGACGTCCTCGGGCACGTCATCGCGGACATCACGGCCGCCATGGGGGAAGCCAAGCAGCGCGTCGATGCGGTGAGCCTCGCCAGCGTGCAGCAGGCCACCGGCCTCGACCAGGTGTCGCGGACGGTGACGACGATGGAGCAAGTCACCCAGTCGACGGCGGCCGTAGCCGAGGAGAACGCCGCGGCCAGCGAGGAGCTGAACGCGCAGGCCGAAGTGGCACGCCAGCAGGTGCAGCGGCTCGAAGCCATGGTGACCCGCCGGGCCGCGCCGGCCGATGCTCCCGAGCTCGTCGTCCGCGCCCGGTCGCGGCGGCCGGCCGCTGTCGAGAAGGACTTCGACCAGGACGCGTGGCCCGAAGCCTCGTGAGGGATCCCGCAGTGCTCGGTCCTACATCACGGCTCATGTGGTGTAGCCACTTGGCATCAGATGCCAGAGACGAGAGCGTGTCTCCGTCTTCGGACAGCACCTGCGCATCGGCGCGAGGCCGTCCATGTGTTGCCATAATCTCGTGCAATTCACATGATGTCACGCCTGACCGGTCCGTAGCTCCCCAGCCGATCTTCGAACGACCACAGCGGAGTGGTCAGGACACTGTTGACACCTGGAACGAAACGGTCATATAACTGGCGGGTCCTCGTCGACCGTGGCCCTCCCTGGGAAGCGCACTCGCCGTTGATGGGCGAACCGACCATGGGGAGGTCGTCGCCACGTATCGGAAGATGTACCGGCGGCGGTCACAGGATCCCTCATGACGACAACACGAACTCTCCTCGCCCTGCTCGCGGTCGTCGTCTCCTGGCCGGCGGCCGCCGACGAGCCCGAACGGACCCGTGTGCTCGACACGATGAAGCGGGCCACGACCTTCATGGTGGAGAAGGTCAGCACGGAGGGCGGCTACGTGTGGGCGTACCTCCCCAACCTGTCGCGTCGCTGGGGCGAGATGGAGGCCCGCGACACGATGATCTGGACTCAGCCGCCGGGCACGGCGACGATGGGGCACCTGTTCCTCGACGCCTACCACGCGACCGGCGACGACTACTACTACCAGGCCGCCGAACGGGCGGGGCGTGCACTGCTGCGCGCGAAGTACCCCACCGGCGGGTGGAACTACCTGCACGACTTCGCCGGTCCCGAGTCGCTCGCCGAGTGGTACGCCACGATTGGCAGGAACGCCTGGCGGCTCGAAGAGTTCCAGTACTACTGGGGCAACGGCACGTTCGACGACCAGGGAACCGCGGAGGCCTCGCAGCTCATGCTGCGGCTCTTCCTGGCGAGGCGGCATCCCGATTTCAAGGCTGGGCTCGACCGTGCCATTCAGTTCGTGCTCGACAGCCAGTATCCGAACGGCACGTGGCCGCAGCGGTATCCGCCGGCGAAGGGCACGCCCGACAGCCCGCTGCCCGAGTACCCGTCCTACATGACGTTCAACGACGACGTGGCCGACGAGAACATCGCGTTCCTGATCATGTGTTACCAGGCGCTCGGCGACGAGCGCCTGCTCGACCCGATTCGCCGCGGGATGCGCGCGTTCGCTGCGCTCCAGCAGCCGGCCCCGCAGGCCGGCTGGGCGCTGCAGTACACCCCGCACGACCTGAAGCCTGCTGGCGCGAGGACCTACGAGCCGCTGGCCCTCGTCACGCACACGACGGGGCGCAACGTGGAAGTGCTGATGGAGTTCTACGAGATCACGGGTGACGCGTCGCTCATCGAGCGCATTCCAGAGGCGCTCGCCTGGCTCGACAGCGTGAGACTGCCGCCCGAGCTCGCCACCGGCGCTCGAACGCACCCGACCTTCATCGAGGTCGGGACGAACCGCCCGCTCTACGTGCATCGTGAGGGCTCGAACGTCGTCAACGGGCGGTACTACGTCGACGGGAACCCGGAGAAGACCCTGGGGCACTACGGCTCGTTCCGCCGAGTCGACACCGACGGGCTGAGAAGGCGCTACGAGGCGCTGAAGGCGCGCGACCCCGAGGGGTTCAGGAAGGCTTCGCCGCTGCGGCCCGGCGCCGGCCGGGTCGAGCCGCCGAAGTACTTCGTGGCGACCGAGGACGCGGCCGCGGCGCGCTCGGCCCCGCTCGTCTCGACCGTCATCGAGAGCTTGAACGAGGAAGGGTACTGGCTCGCACCGCTCGTCTACAACAGCCACCCCTACAAGGGGCCCGGGCCGAAAGCCATCCCGCCGGGTGACTTCTCGCAGACGCACGTCGGTGACGAGTACGACACGTCACCCTTCCGCGACGAGAACCTGATGGGGATCTCGACGGCGGCGTTCATCCGCAACATGAGCGTGTTGATCCGGTCGTTGCAGTGAATGGGTGATGGGGCAGTCGGCTGGCGGCTTCCGGCTGGCGACTGGCGGCCTGATTCGCAGAACGACCTGATTGGGGTCGCGATCGTCACGCACTGCGCGTAGGGCGACGGAACAGCCAGGTGTTGCCGAATCTCAGCGTGCAGGCCGGCATCCGCTTGCCGACGGCCGCAAGCCGAACGTCAAATCAATGAGAGAGGCGCCGGCGGCCTGCTGAAGACGGGAGTCGCGCGACTCCCGGCCATCGGCTTCCCGGAATGGACCGAGAGCCGACAGCCGCGAGCCGCGGGCCGGAGTTGGGGTCAGGTCGTGAAAAACGCCACGATTCACGACCTGACTCCATGGTGTGTCAGAAGGTGTAGCGGGTAGCGACCCAGATACGCCGGCCGCCGCCGTCGGTGCCCCACTGGTTGAGGAAGTTCACCGAGTTGATGCGGCTCTCCGGGATGCCGAAGTCGCGCGAGTTGAATGCGTTGAACAACTCGACGCGGATCTGCATGTTCTGCCGCCCGAACCGCGTGTTCTTGATGAACGACAGATCGACGTTGTTGATGCCGTCCGACCTGAGCGTGTTGCGGCCGACGTTGCCGACGCGCTCACCAGGACACGTCGCGCTCGGGTTGCCGCAGAGCGGCCGGAAGAGGCTTGCACCGCCCGCCGCGAGGATATCCGGAATCGTCATCTTCGACAGGTTCATGTCGGTGTTGATGTTCGGCCGGATGGCCGTACCGACCAGCCCCGAGATGCCCGCGAGCGCGCCGGTCGGGTCGGTGCCGTTCAGCGCCGTGAACGGCGAACCCGACTGGAAGCTGAACGATGTCGCGACCGACCAGCCACCCGCCAGCTTGCCGGCAAAGCCTGCCTGGTCGCGATAGAACGGCAACTCGTAGACGAGGTTGCCCGTGAAGCGGTGCGGCCGGTCGTAGCTCGAGAGACCGCGGTCGGCCTTGATGTCGTACGAGTCCTGCGCGATGGCCACTTCGCCGCCTGAGATGTTGAAGATGTCGGACGCGGTATCGATGTACCGGCTCCACGTGTAGTGGACGCCGGCCGAGAGGCCCGCGCCAAAGCGCTTGTCGAGGCTCGTCTGCATCGAGTGGTAGATGGACGAGGCCGCGTTCGCGCGCTCGCGGATCACGCCCCGCGTCGGATCCTGCCGCACCGTCGACGAGAACGGCACGGTCGGGTTGCCGTCGAGCGTCTGGAACAGGCCGTCGCCGCGCGTGCCGACGTACCCGAGGCGCCACACGAGGTTGCCGCCCAGCTCACGCTGCAGCTCGAGGCTGAACTGGTCGGCCAGCGGCGAGCGGAAGTCCTCGGAGACGATCGTCCGCGCCAGCGTCCGTGGGTTGAGACCCGCGAGCTGCAGGTTCGGCAGGTTCGCGAACGAGCCCGGCAGATTCGGCGAGTTGATCGCCGCGACGAACGGGAACGCGCTCGCGATGTTCAGGTTGATGTTGATGAACGCGTAGTCGTACGTGCGCGCGTAGCCGCCGCGGACGACGAGCTTGTTGCCACCGGTCAGCAGGCCGAGCAGGCCGTCGGTGCGCGTCTGCGGATTCCAGTTGAAGCCGACGCGCGGCTGCCAGTTGTCGGTGTCGCGCTTGGGCCGGGGCGTCATGCTGTAGTCCGGATTCCCGTTGTTGGCCTCGACGATCGAATCGCTGACCGGGTACAGGCTCGCAATCGAGTTGCCCGGCGACTCGTAACGGAGACCCAGGTTCAGCGTGAGGTTGGAGCCGACGCGCCACTCGTCCTGGAAGAACATGAAGAAGTCGGTCCAGTCGTAGAACTGCACCTCCTGGCCGCCAGGCAGCGCCCGGTTGATCGTGACCACCTCGGCCACGTCGTTGATGAACGACTGCAGCGTGCTGTACGCCAGCCGCCCACGGATGGTCGGCAGGAAGAAGCTTTCGACGTCGACCCGCCGCACATCGACGCCCGCCTTCAGCGCGTGGCTCCCGCGGACGTACGACAGAGTGTTGATGTACTGGAAGGTGTTGTTCTTCCGGTACTGCGGCAGATTGACGGCGAGCCCGATCGCCGTGCGGTTGGCCGCCGCGTTGAACCCGGTCAAGCCGAGCTCGGAGATCTCGATGGACGGGATCTCCTCGGACGTGGGATCTGACGCCGTGGTCGTCGTGTCGAGGCGCTGGAAACCGAAACGCGCCTCGTTGAGGAGGCTCCCGCCCCAGCTCTTCGTCCACCACCCGGTGAAGGCGTGCCGGTTCGACGGCACGAAGGTGGTGAGGTCGGTCGGCGTGACCTGCCCGGCGCCCGCGCTCTCACTCTCCTGGTACATGTAGCGGCCGCCCACGTTGTTCGTGCCCCACTGCTGGTCGATGCGGGCCGAGTACTGGTTGTCGTTGTACGCCCCCGTCGACGACCCGGTGAGCGACCCGAGCGGCACGGTGTAGGTCTGCCCACCCAGGGTGAACGTGGCGTTGCGGCCGATGGGCGCCTGGGCCGCCGGCAGGAACTTGAGCAGCGCCTGCACCTGCGGACGGCTGCCGGCCGCGCTCTGGAGGACCTGGCGACCTGCTTCCGTCGGCGCCCCGTTCAACGTGAAGCCAGAACCCAGGAAACGCTGCGTCCACCGCTGGTACGACCCGAAGAAGAACGTGCGGTCCCTGAGCACCGGCCCGCCGAGCGTGCCGCCAAACTGCGTCTCGAGCCGCCATGGCGCCTTCTCGCGCCCCGCGTTCTTGTCGAGGTTCGTCCGCGCGTTGAACTCGTTGTTGTTGTGGAAGACGAAGCCCGAGCCGCGGAAGCTGTTCGTGCCGCTCTTCGTGATGACCGACATCACCGACCCGGCCGACCGTCCATACTCGGCCGCGAACTGGTTCGTGATCAGCCGGACCTCCTGAATCAGGTCGGTGTTGTTCAAGAGCTGCGTGCGCCCAGAAACCGACGGGTCGTTGCTGTCCTGGCCGTCGATCATGAAGTTGTTCGAGCGCGTCCGCATGCCGTTGACCGCGAAGTTGGGGCCGGCCGCGAAGTTGCTCTGCCCCGCATTCAGCTGACTGACGCCCGCCGCCGACAACGCCAGGGCAAAGACGTCGCGGCTGTTGATCACCGGCAGATCCGACACCCGCCGCGTGTCGAACCGCACCCCGATCTCCGAGTTCGTGGTGTTCAGCAGCGGCGCGTCACCCGTCACCGTGACGGTCTCCTCGAGCGTCGCCGGCCTGAGCGCGACATTGACGACGGCATCCTGGTTGAGCACGAGCGTGATGCCCGACCGGATGAACGTCGTGAACCCCGGCAGTTCGACGGTGACCTCGTACGAGCCGACCGGCAGATTCGGGAAGCGGTAGCTGCCCGACCCGTCGGTGACGCCCGTGCGTACGAGGTTCGTCTCGACGTTGCGAATCGTGACCGTGGCACCCGGGATGACCCCCCCCTGCTCATCCTGCACGGTGCCGAGAATGGTGGCCGTGGTCGCCTGCGCGGCCGCCGTTCCGGCGGTCGCCAGCGCAACCAGAAGTACCCCGAGAATCAGGAGTACCGTCCTCTTCATGGAAGCCTCCTCCTTGGCTATGACAAACCGATAATCAGTGAGCAAGAGGCGTTCCAGCTCATCGACAGCGTGGATGATTCGATAAATGACGGTGATGAGAGGCCTTAGCGCGGGGACACGCAGACCGAGTCTCGACCGCATCCAGCCGGTTGGATCTTTCGTCCCTGCGGATCCAAATTTGCCAACCACGGCCGCCGCACCAAAACGCGACGTGTACGCACGAACACCCGGCGGCCTCACGCGGCCACCGGGCGTTCGATTCAGGTTGATGAAGGAAACCCGACGTCGGGTGCGATCCTAGAAACGGAACTTGACCACGGCGGTCACCGGAAACGACCAGCGGTCGCCCGCATCGTTCAGGCTCTCGAGACCGGTGCCCGCAAGGCCGTTGAGCCTCGACAGCTTCGTGTGATACCGCAGCCCGGCCTCGGCGCCAATCGCCATGTTGCGCGCGACGTCGAACGTGAGGCCGAAGTCGCTGCCGAGCGTCGGCACGGTCGACGCTGCGTAGAACGGCGTGTCGGCCAGCACGACGCCAGCCGCCGGCACCGAGAACGTCGCCGGAATCTCATCGATCCACTTCACGCCGCCGACGAGCGCCACGTAGGGCTTCAGCGTCGACTCGGGAGCGAAGTGCAGGCGCAGGCCGCCTTCGAGCCCGCGGCTCGAGTACTTCGCGAAGCTCGCACGCAGGTCGAGGCCGGCCACGTCGCCCACCGACAGATTCTGGGCACTGGCCCGACCGTACGTGAAGTCGCCGAACAGCTCGACGTTGCGGGCGATGCCGTAGCCGAGCCCCGCGCGGAACCCGAAGCCGGCATCGTAGATGTCGTCGTAGCTGCGGGCGCCGACCGAGGTGGGCAGGCCGAGCACCGCGCCCGAGCCGCCGTTGTGCACGTCACCGGAGACCGGGAGCGCCGATCCGCCACGGACGGTCACCGTCCACGTTCCCTTGACGCCCTCGGTCTGGGCCTCGGCCGCCACGGGTAGCAGGAACAACGCAGCAATCGCTGAAGCGAACAGGGTCTTGCGCATGGAAGTCTCACCCTCACTATCGGACGAGGCACGCGAGCGCGCCTCCGTCGGTGTCATGGAATCCGCCTCGCCGACCCGATCCACGAGACCGGCTCGCGGGGCGGCACATCGTTGCACCTTGAATGACGCCGGGTCCCACAGGGAGGTTTCAGGCCACGCCCGCGAGCGTGGCCATGACCACGCACCACGCGACGACCCAGAGCGTGGCGCGGTCGAAGACCGACAGCGCGGCGAAGCCGACGACGG is from Acidobacteriota bacterium and encodes:
- a CDS encoding carboxypeptidase regulatory-like domain-containing protein, with protein sequence MKRTVLLILGVLLVALATAGTAAAQATTATILGTVQDEQGGVIPGATVTIRNVETNLVRTGVTDGSGSYRFPNLPVGSYEVTVELPGFTTFIRSGITLVLNQDAVVNVALRPATLEETVTVTGDAPLLNTTNSEIGVRFDTRRVSDLPVINSRDVFALALSAAGVSQLNAGQSNFAAGPNFAVNGMRTRSNNFMIDGQDSNDPSVSGRTQLLNNTDLIQEVRLITNQFAAEYGRSAGSVMSVITKSGTNSFRGSGFVFHNNNEFNARTNLDKNAGREKAPWRLETQFGGTLGGPVLRDRTFFFGSYQRWTQRFLGSGFTLNGAPTEAGRQVLQSAAGSRPQVQALLKFLPAAQAPIGRNATFTLGGQTYTVPLGSLTGSSTGAYNDNQYSARIDQQWGTNNVGGRYMYQESESAGAGQVTPTDLTTFVPSNRHAFTGWWTKSWGGSLLNEARFGFQRLDTTTTASDPTSEEIPSIEISELGLTGFNAAANRTAIGLAVNLPQYRKNNTFQYINTLSYVRGSHALKAGVDVRRVDVESFFLPTIRGRLAYSTLQSFINDVAEVVTINRALPGGQEVQFYDWTDFFMFFQDEWRVGSNLTLNLGLRYESPGNSIASLYPVSDSIVEANNGNPDYSMTPRPKRDTDNWQPRVGFNWNPQTRTDGLLGLLTGGNKLVVRGGYARTYDYAFININLNIASAFPFVAAINSPNLPGSFANLPNLQLAGLNPRTLARTIVSEDFRSPLADQFSLELQRELGGNLVWRLGYVGTRGDGLFQTLDGNPTVPFSSTVRQDPTRGVIRERANAASSIYHSMQTSLDKRFGAGLSAGVHYTWSRYIDTASDIFNISGGEVAIAQDSYDIKADRGLSSYDRPHRFTGNLVYELPFYRDQAGFAGKLAGGWSVATSFSFQSGSPFTALNGTDPTGALAGISGLVGTAIRPNINTDMNLSKMTIPDILAAGGASLFRPLCGNPSATCPGERVGNVGRNTLRSDGINNVDLSFIKNTRFGRQNMQIRVELFNAFNSRDFGIPESRINSVNFLNQWGTDGGGRRIWVATRYTF
- a CDS encoding pectate lyase — protein: MTTTRTLLALLAVVVSWPAAADEPERTRVLDTMKRATTFMVEKVSTEGGYVWAYLPNLSRRWGEMEARDTMIWTQPPGTATMGHLFLDAYHATGDDYYYQAAERAGRALLRAKYPTGGWNYLHDFAGPESLAEWYATIGRNAWRLEEFQYYWGNGTFDDQGTAEASQLMLRLFLARRHPDFKAGLDRAIQFVLDSQYPNGTWPQRYPPAKGTPDSPLPEYPSYMTFNDDVADENIAFLIMCYQALGDERLLDPIRRGMRAFAALQQPAPQAGWALQYTPHDLKPAGARTYEPLALVTHTTGRNVEVLMEFYEITGDASLIERIPEALAWLDSVRLPPELATGARTHPTFIEVGTNRPLYVHREGSNVVNGRYYVDGNPEKTLGHYGSFRRVDTDGLRRRYEALKARDPEGFRKASPLRPGAGRVEPPKYFVATEDAAAARSAPLVSTVIESLNEEGYWLAPLVYNSHPYKGPGPKAIPPGDFSQTHVGDEYDTSPFRDENLMGISTAAFIRNMSVLIRSLQ
- a CDS encoding DMT family transporter — encoded protein: MRPGVPTWLLTGVVMVAFAANSWLCRAALGPGLVDATTFTTARLLAGAAMLAALVSLRRHTRASALGGYAPTRPDGIAALALFVYALAFSLAYVRIPTGVGALLLFGAVQVTMFGWATVTGRSPRGGEWLGLAISMGGLVVLTRPGLEAPDAMGSLLMLASGAAWGVYSLRGRGLGEPLTANATSFAWATLPAAGASVAALLSGQAFADPRGIALAVTSGGVTSALGYALWYTVLPRLTAGQAGIVQLSVPPLVAAGGVGLLGEAVTPRLVVATLAVLGGILVAMTSRPSR
- a CDS encoding superoxide dismutase is translated as MPTLAVAAASPLVASAWDGVGATVPPSQSPPQGPFTLPPLPYAADALEPHIDAETMTIHHGRHHAAYVNNLNQALAGKPDLAGKSIEALVSDLEAVPADIRTSVRNNGGGHFNHTLFWTSLKKDGGSPSSAMAGVLSQAFGSVEKWQDAMTRAAMGVFGSGWAWLCVDRGKLVVSWTPNQDTPLAERHVPLVGIDVWEHAYYLKYQNRRRDYVDAVFRIIDWSVVEARYDEARRRA
- a CDS encoding OsmC family protein — protein: MANYSVSTRNAAGGYRTIISARQHVLHADEPQAVGGHDTGPTPMELLAGALAGCTAITLRMYSQRKNWPVDDIDVDVALEKTAEGTRTATMVITVTGALEEEQRARLVQIAHACPVHKIVAPGLPIETTLR